From one Gemmatimonadales bacterium genomic stretch:
- a CDS encoding DUF488 domain-containing protein, with the protein MIRLKRVYEKPSRTDGLRILVDRLWPRGLTKQRAAVTLWLKDVAPSTELRKWFGHAPGRWKQFQARYRKELRAKKDALRLLRQKSKTHTVTLLYGARDEEHNEALVLKKVLEGRR; encoded by the coding sequence ATGATCCGATTGAAGCGAGTCTACGAGAAGCCTTCCCGAACGGATGGCCTGCGAATCCTGGTCGATCGCCTGTGGCCGCGCGGTTTGACCAAACAGCGCGCCGCGGTGACATTGTGGCTGAAGGACGTGGCCCCGAGCACGGAGCTGCGCAAGTGGTTCGGCCACGCTCCCGGTAGATGGAAACAGTTTCAAGCCCGGTACCGGAAGGAGCTCCGTGCGAAGAAGGATGCGCTCAGGCTGCTGAGGCAGAAAAGCAAGACGCACACCGTTACCCTGCTCTACGGCGCGCGGGACGAAGAGCACAACGAGGCGCTCGTCCTGAAGAAGGTTCTCGAAGGTCGCAGATGA
- a CDS encoding molybdopterin-dependent oxidoreductase encodes MRVRPNTVLLLVSLLLLPVAAAYIQWGTFGLPTVSSSLTSMLERAEPYGFPAWLRITHYVNLLFLVLLIRSGLQILMDHPRLYGNVHCTPGTEWLRLTPIQVPKDRVWTAKDDSRPLSAWIGLPGHRHTVGMARHWHFLSVLFWVGNGVAFVALLFGTGQWRRLVPTSWRIVPDAWAVFVHYATFHLTPEPNGFYHYNALQQLAYFGVVFLLAPLAILTGPSMSPAFTARFTWYPKLPGNRQVGRSIHFLVMCAFVVFIIAHVTMVGLTDFVRNMNHIVMGTDDAHPIGLDLGLAGIGVVVLLNGLANRAAWRYPRAVQHAAKAVVTPVMACLLDRAAARAEFRREDVSPFFWVNGKVPTCDEWTALVAGDFKDYRLKVYGLVENPVELSLDDLRALRMKTQVTLHHCIQGWSGIAEWGGLPVAELVRVVRPTPCAKAVVFYSFGEGAEGGQFYGSLAIENALHPQTLLAYEMNGAPLSHLHGAPLRLRVENQLGFKMVKWVQGIEFVEDVRSINRGEGGYNEDHEYFGELASI; translated from the coding sequence ATGCGCGTTCGACCCAACACGGTCCTGCTGCTCGTCTCGCTGCTGCTGCTCCCGGTTGCCGCGGCGTACATCCAGTGGGGTACGTTTGGCCTTCCGACGGTGTCGTCCAGCCTCACGTCGATGCTCGAACGGGCGGAGCCTTACGGCTTCCCGGCCTGGCTGCGCATCACCCACTACGTGAACCTGCTATTCCTGGTGCTCCTCATTCGCAGCGGCTTGCAGATCCTCATGGACCATCCCCGGCTGTACGGGAACGTCCACTGCACCCCCGGCACGGAGTGGCTCCGACTCACGCCGATCCAGGTGCCGAAAGATCGCGTCTGGACGGCAAAAGACGATTCTCGGCCTCTTTCGGCCTGGATCGGCTTGCCCGGCCACCGGCACACGGTCGGTATGGCCCGGCACTGGCACTTCCTCAGCGTCTTGTTCTGGGTAGGCAACGGCGTGGCCTTCGTCGCGCTCCTGTTCGGAACCGGGCAGTGGAGGCGGCTGGTGCCGACGTCATGGCGGATCGTACCCGACGCCTGGGCCGTCTTCGTCCACTACGCCACCTTCCACCTGACGCCGGAGCCCAACGGTTTCTACCACTACAACGCGCTCCAGCAACTGGCGTACTTCGGGGTCGTGTTCCTCCTGGCCCCTCTGGCGATATTGACCGGCCCCTCGATGTCCCCGGCCTTCACGGCCCGGTTCACGTGGTACCCGAAGCTGCCCGGCAACCGCCAGGTCGGCCGATCGATCCACTTCCTCGTCATGTGTGCCTTCGTCGTCTTCATCATTGCGCACGTGACCATGGTCGGGCTCACGGACTTCGTCCGGAACATGAACCACATCGTGATGGGGACGGATGACGCCCACCCGATCGGCCTGGACCTCGGCCTGGCAGGGATCGGCGTGGTCGTCCTGCTGAACGGGCTGGCCAATCGGGCGGCGTGGAGGTACCCCCGAGCCGTCCAGCACGCCGCCAAGGCGGTCGTCACGCCGGTCATGGCGTGTCTGCTCGACCGGGCCGCCGCACGGGCCGAGTTCCGTCGCGAGGACGTCTCCCCCTTCTTCTGGGTCAACGGCAAGGTGCCGACCTGCGACGAGTGGACCGCGCTGGTCGCGGGCGATTTCAAGGACTACCGTCTGAAAGTGTACGGCTTGGTGGAGAACCCGGTGGAGCTGTCGCTGGACGACCTCCGGGCGCTGAGAATGAAGACCCAGGTCACGTTGCACCACTGCATTCAGGGTTGGTCGGGCATTGCCGAATGGGGCGGGCTGCCAGTGGCCGAACTGGTCCGGGTGGTCAGGCCAACGCCGTGCGCGAAGGCCGTCGTCTTCTATTCATTCGGCGAAGGAGCGGAGGGCGGCCAATTCTACGGCAGTCTCGCGATCGAAAATGCTCTGCACCCGCAAACCTTGCTGGCCTACGAGATGAACGGCGCGCCGCTCAGCCATCT